A stretch of Episyrphus balteatus chromosome 2, idEpiBalt1.1, whole genome shotgun sequence DNA encodes these proteins:
- the LOC129909610 gene encoding uncharacterized protein LOC129909610 — MSSALKVKCGNAKGRLTRAAAFVETIDESTPIEMLEIRLGKLETAWTEFSALHNEILEQTEETEVDEIENEFSAYETKYFVTNSQIVKAIRERVNSDEFPAKTSDAIDRLADQQSKFLEKLESVPSSSNDSNNTKLPSITVPPFSGSYKDWPSFRDLFLGSVDTRKNLSPTHKFHYLKSYLRGDAANLIKHIAISDKNYEEAWDRLEKRYDRCQLIVQSFIETFLSLPSASVPNVQTLRKISDGADEVVRGLSALNKSGRDPWLIYLLLNKLDSDSKQSWAEHIGSREDCTIIEFLEFLEERCDALEACQSLNNRSVISRSKQSNSIRAHLAGPSDSSSPSNSSSPSKCPMCQDSHILPQCSKFVALDIESRRNYAKTNRLCFNCLRSGHSSHKCHSSFRCRVCKSRHHSLVHPVEINTSQSSSSSSNQLQSPLSNIATSNIPVINNHSLELSCRKKTLLPTILAKIQDIQGNFVDCRVLLDSGSQSTFIVESLVQRLGIKRTHSKIPILGLSSTEVGYTKGRISLNIHSRFNSSHLFVDAFILDKLTSNLPSKSIDISSWSYISNLELADPSFHIAAPIDILLGGDKLWSIIKDGQIRGPDGYPIAQSTSFGWVITGQFFEAEESDHFISCHSTIDIDVAMQRLWELEEVAPANLAIVVDQAEEHFRQTFSRSPDWKYVVQLPFKSPNPSFENTLSLAVSRLYAMERRFNQNPKLRELYSNFMREYIDLGHMTRIPREEIKVANGRCFYLPHHAVLKPDSSSTKLRVVFDGSAKDSTGKSLNSTLLVGPPIQRDLIGVCLRFRQHSFVFTADVVKMFRQIWIEDQHADYQRIVWRDSPSKEIEHYRLCTVTYGTAPAPFLSVRILKQLAEDYRSQYPKAARVLLEDVYVDDVMTGAKSTKELIELRLELVALLSMAKLQLRKWSSNCWPLLASLPKEDCEYSFFDTERSKSFVKVLGMHWNPSSDEYAFRMSKVLPTISLTRRSLLSEVSRIFDPLGLLAPSVVLFKILFQELWSSELKLGWDDPLPSGLADRWAKYREELPFFEQVRIPRNLFESSFNDIELHGFCDASSRAYGAVLYTRCKIAEGVYQITIIAAKTKVAPLKPISIPRLELCGALLLVRLFNLINSSLSYKFSKTVAWCDSEIVLHWLSSPPRRWVTFVANRTAAILEVTPRSCWRHISSESNPADCASRGVIPSNLPNHPLWWTGPSWLCLEESAWPEQKFVTLQQENNDILLEQRLSPLQVLQTSAENFDVIDHIISKTSSWFRMQRILAYVIRFIFNYLCEKSKPKRQRRTSYLTLKEIHVAKTTIIKSVQLTSFSEDIRTLILKKELPLKSRLLKYAPFLDNKGLLRVGGRIKNANINFNIKHPYILPNNNLSSLIIEDIHKGNLHPGVSATFAIVRQQFWILGCRNSIRKIVFHCKRCFKLRKGTTSQLMGDLPSQRISQSRPFSHTGCDYVGPFNIKFSRGRNPKTSKAYICLFVCMATKAIHLELVSDLTSEAFLAAFRRFVSRRGLCSNVYSDNGTNFQGARRCLNEMHKLVLSEAYNEDVATSLAKDNIAWHFIPPSSPHFGGLWEAGVKSVKFHLRRVVGATILTFEELYTVLTQIEAVLNSRPLCVISDQDLNPLTPAHFLIGEPFTAVPEPTTLNTPINRLSHWNHLQNMVQGFWKRWHMEYITTLQERPKWKQQTPNLKPGDLVIIKEPNLPPTKWLLGKITATTLGTDGRVRVATVKTSGGTFVRAITKLAVVPMS, encoded by the coding sequence ATGTCGAGTGCATTGAAAGTTAAATGTGGCAATGCCAAAGGGCGTTTAACTCGGGCGGCAGCATTTGTAGAGACAATTGACGAATCTACACCGATAGAAATGCTCGAAATTCGGTTAGGCAAATTAGAAACCGCGTGGACAGAATTTTCTGCACTTCATAATGAAATTCTCGAACAAACCGAAGAAACGGAAGTTGATGAAatcgaaaatgaattttcggcatacgaaacaaaatattttgtaacgAATTCTCAAATCGTCAAAGCTATTCGCGAAAGAGTTAATTCCGATGAATTTCCTGCTAAAACATCTGACGCTATAGATCGTTTAGCTGATCAGCAATCTAAATTTCTAGAAAAATTAGAATCGGTTCCGTCGTCTTCCAATGATTCGAATAATACAAAACTTCCTTCGATAACTGTGCCACCATTTAGCGGTAGCTATAAGGATTGGCCCTCATTTCGGGATCTTTTTTTGGGATCCGTTGATACTAGAAAGAATCTTAGTCCAACtcataaatttcattatttaaaatccTATTTGCGCGGTGATGCAGCCAATCTTATAAAACACATTGCTATTAGTGATAAAAATTATGAAGAAGCATGGGATCGGTTAGAAAAACGATATGATCGGTGTCAATTAATTGTACAATCATTTATAGAAACTTTTTTGTCGCTTCCTTCTGCAAGTGTCCCTAATGTACAAACCTTAAGAAAAATTTCTGACGGTGCCGATGAAGTCGTGCGTGGGTTAAGTGCTTTGAACAAATCGGGCCGCGACCCatggcttatttatttgttattgaACAAGCTTGATTCCGATTCAAAGCAATCTTGGGCAGAACATATCGGCTCTCGGGAAGACTGcacaataattgaatttttagaattCTTAGAAGAGCGGTGCGATGCTCTTGAAGCATGCCAATCTTTAAATAATCGTTCGGTCATATCGCGTTCAAAGCAATCGAATAGCATTCGGGCACATCTAGCCGGGCCTTCAGATTCATCTTCGCCTTCAAATTCATCTTCGCCATCCAAATGCCCAATGTGTCAAGACAGTCATATCCTTCCACAGTGTTCCAAATTCGTCGCGTTAGACATTGAATCTCGTCGAAACTACGCAAAGACAAATCGTTTATGTTTCAATTGCCTTCGTTCTGGGCATTCGTCTCACAAATGCCATTCGTCGTTTCGTTGTCGCGTGTGCAAATCACGCCATCATTCGCTGGTGCATCCAGTGGAAATCAATACTTCACAATCGTCTTCGAGTTCTTCTAATCAACTTCAATCACCGTTATCAAATATCGCTACATCTAATATACCAGTCATTAATAATCATTCGCTTGAACTAAGCTGTCGTAAGAAGACTCTTCTACCAACCATTTTGGCTAAAATTCAAGACATTCAAGGAAACTTTGTAGACTGTCGGGTGCTTCTTGATTCCGGGTCACAATCTACTTTTATTGTTGAATCTTTGGTTCAAAGACTCGGTATTAAACGAACTCATTCGAAAATTCCTATCCTCGGTTTATCATCAACGGAAGTGGGATATACCAAAGGACGCATATCCTTAAATATTCATTCTCGTTTCAACTCGTCACATTTGTTCGTTGATGCCTTTATTCTTGACAAATTAACTTCAAATCTACCATCTAAATCTATTGACATTTCTTCTTGGTCTTATATTTCAAATCTTGAACTCGCTGATCCAAGCTTCCACATCGCTGCTCCTATCGATATTCTTCTTGGTGGTGATAAGCTTTGGAGTATTATTAAAGATGGACAAATTCGAGGTCCTGATGGTTATCCAATCGCCCAAAGTACTTCGTTTGGGTGGGTCATTACGGGACAGTTCTTCGAAGCAGAAGAATCAGACCACTTTATTTCGTGTCACTCAACTATCGACATAGATGTCGCTATGCAACGTCTCTGGGAACTTGAGGAAGTTGCCCCAGCTAATCTTGCAATCGTGGTCGACCAAGCTGAAGAACACTTTCGCCAGACATTTTCTCGTTCTCCAGATTGGAAATATGTAGTTCAGCTTCCATTTAAATCACCAAACCCGTCTTTTGAAAATACTCTTTCACTCGCTGTTTCTCGTCTCTATGCAATGGAACGtcgttttaatcaaaatccaaaattgcgAGAGTTATATTCTAACTTCATGCGAGAATATATTGACTTAGGTCATATGACTCGAATCCCTCGAGAAGAAATTAAGGTTGCCAATGGCAGGTGTTTTTATCTCCCTCATCATGCGGTCTTGAAACCGGACAGCTCGTCCACAAAACTACGTGTGGTTTTCGATGGCTCAGCTAAAGACTCAACGGGAAAGTCTTTGAACAGTACTCTGTTAGTAGGCCCTCCGATTCAGCGCGATCTGATAGGTGTGTGTTTACGCTTTCGACAACATTCTTTCGTTTTCACAGCAGACGTGGTTAAAATGTTTCGCCAAATTTGGATAGAGGATCAACACGCTGATTACCAGCGGATTGTTTGGCGCGATTCTCCTTCCAAAGAAATTGAACACTACCGTTTATGTACCGTTACATACGGTACAGCACCCGCTCCGTTTTTGTCTGTTCGCATTCTAAAACAGCTTGCAGAAGATTATAGATCCCAGTATCCAAAAGCAGCCCGTGTTCTTTTGGAAGATGTTTACGTTGATGACGTGATGACAGGGGCAAAATCCACCAAGGAACTCATCGAATTGCGGTTGGAATTAGTTGCTCTTTTGTCAATGGCAAAACTTCAGCTGCGAAAATGGAGCTCTAACTGTTGGCCACTTCTTGCTTCCCTTCCAAAGGAAGATTGTGAGTATTCTTTCTTTGATACAGAACGCTCAAAATCGTTTGTTAAGGTACTTGGTATGCACTGGAACCCTTCAAGTGATGAATATGCTTTTCGTATGTCAAAAGTACTTCCAACCATTTCATTGACGAGGCGTTCATTGTTGTCAGAAGTGTCGAGGATATTTGACCCATTAGGACTGTTAGCACCGTCAGTCGTGCTTTTCAAAATCCTATTTCAGGAACTCTGGTCTTCAGAGTTAAAATTAGGATGGGACGACCCGCTGCCTTCGGGATTAGCTGATCGATGGGCAAAGTATAGAGAAGAGCTTCCATTTTTTGAGCAGGTTAGAATCCCGAGAAACTTGTTTGAATCTTCGTTCAACGACATAGAGCTTCACGGGTTTTGTGATGCATCCTCGCGCGCGTACGGTGCTGTTTTATATACCCGGTGTAAAATTGCTGAAGGTGTCTACCAAATAACCATAATTGCAGCCAAAACCAAAGTCGCTCCACTGAAGCCGATTTCAATCCCTCGTCTGGAGCTCTGTGGAGCCCTTCTTTTAGTTCGCCTGTTCAACTTAATCAACTCATCGCTTTcgtataaattttcaaaaactgtggcTTGGTGCGACTCTGAAATTGTCTTGCACTGGCTCTCTTCTCCTCCTCGTCGCTGGGTTACTTTCGTCGCCAACAGAACCGCTGCTATACTGGAAGTTACACCAAGAAGTTGCTGGCGCCATATTTCATCAGAGTCAAATCCAGCAGATTGTGCGTCGCGCGGTGTTATTCCGTCTAATCTCCCGAACCATCCCCTTTGGTGGACTGGCCCATCATGGTTGTGTCTGGAGGAAAGTGCATGGCCTGAACAAAAATTCGTGACCTTACAACAAGAAAACAACGATATATTACTCGAGCAAAGACTATCTCCGCTCCAAGTGCTTCAAACCTCAGCGGAAAATTTTGATGTCATCGATCACATAATCAGCAAGACCTCGTCGTGGTTTCGAATGCAAAGAATACTCGCGTACGTCATTCGCTTTATATTCAATTATCTGTGTGAAAAATCTAAACCTAAACGTCAGCGTCGTACCTCGTATCTAACTCTTAAAGAAATTCATGTCGCCAAAACAACCATAATTAAATCGGTCCAACTAACATCATTCAGTGAAGATATTCGTACCCTAATACTCAAAAAAGAACTACCCCTAAAATCCAGACTTCTCAAATATGCCCCTTTCCTTGACAACAAAGGTCTTCTAAGAGTAGGAGGAAGAATTAAAAATGCTaacataaattttaatataaaacatcCTTATATTCTCCCAAATAATAACCTTTCCTCTCTCATTATAGAAGATATCCATAAAGGTAACCTTCATCCAGGAGTTTCTGCAACATTCGCCATAGTCAGACAGCAGTTTTGGATTTTGGGATGTCGAAATTCTATCCGCAAGATCGTTTTCCACTGTAAAAGATGCTTTAAGTTGCGTAAAGGTACCACTTCGCAGCTAATGGGTGATTTACCGTCGCAAAGGATCTCGCAAAGTCGTCCCTTTTCGCATACTGGATGCGATTATGTAGGGCCATTCAACATCAAATTCTCCAGGGGTCGCAATCCAAAGACGTCGAAGGCTTACATATGCCTATTTGTGTGTATGGCCACTAAAGCCATCCACCTCGAACTAGTGAGTGACCTCACTTCCGAAGCGTTTCTTGCCGCCTTTCGTCGATTTGTGTCTCGTCGTGGCCTTTGTTCGAATGTTTACTCGGACAATGGAACCAATTTCCAAGGCGCACGTCGATGTCTCAACGAGATGCACAAGTTGGTATTATCTGAAGCTTACAATGAAGATGTTGCAACGTCACTTGCTAAGGACAACATCGCTTGGCACTTCATTCCACCATCGTCACCCCACTTTGGTGGCCTTTGGGAGGCTGGGGTGAAGTCCGTCAAGTTTCACCTTCGACGAGTCGTCGGAGCAACGATTCTTACATTTGAAGAACTGTACACTGTTCTCACTCAGATCGAAGCTGTTCTGAATTCTCGTCCTCTTTGTGTTATATCAGATCAAGATTTAAACCCTCTAACTCCAGCTCATTTTCTTATAGGTGAACCATTTACCGCTGTCCCGGAGCCAACCACTTTAAACACGCCAATAAATCGACTCTCACACTGGAATCACCTTCAAAATATGGTACAAGGGTTTTGGAAACGGTGGCACATGGAATATATCACCACGCTTCAAGAACGGCCAAAGTGGAAGCAGCAGACCCCAAACCTAAAACCAGGGGACCTTGTCATAATAAAGGAGCCAAATCTTCCGCCAACAAAGTGGCTACTTGGCAAAATTACAGCAACAACTCTAGGTACAGATGGTCGAGTACGAGTTGCAACCGTAAAAACGAGTGGTGGAACCTTTGTTCGAGCAATCACCAAGCTGGCAGTTGTACCCATGTCCTGA